The window CGTGCGGCGCGTGCGGGGCTTCCTCGTAGATGAAGTACAGCAGCGTCATCAGCAGTGCGGGCACCACGAGAATCATGGCGACGGTGCGGTGATCGTTGCGCAACTGCCGCAGAATGCGTTCTGTCGTCGCGAGATACGGCCGCAGCGTGGGGCGCGGCCGCTCGAGGGTGGTAGTCATGCGGGTGGTCCCATCGTGATGAGGGTCAGGAAGGCGCGCTCGAGGTTCTGCTCGCCGGTGCGCTCGCGCAGTTCGTCGGGGGTCGACTCGCAGAGCACGTGACCGTCGCGCATCAGCAGCAGCCGGTCGCAATGGTCGGCCTCGTCCATCACGTGGCTCGACACCAGCAAAGTCGTTCCGCCGGCGGCTAATTCGCGGAACTGCTTCCACAGGTCCACGCGCAGGACCGGATCCAGGCCGACGGTCGGTTCGTCGAGGATCAGCAGGTCCGGTTGCGCCACCAGCGCGCACGCCAGCGACGCGCGGGTCTTCTGGCCGCCGGAGAGTTCGTCGCCGCGCTGCTGGGCGTGCTCGCCGAGGCCGACCGCGTCGATCGCGGAGTCGACGGCGTCGCGATCGCGGCCGTAGAGCGCGGCGTAGTAGGCGACGTTCTCGCGCACGCTGATGTCGGAGTAGATGCTGGGGGATTGGGTGACGTACCCGATCCGGCGACGCAGCTGCGGCGCCCCGGCGGGCAGGCCCAGCGCCTGCACGTCCCCGGATTCCACGATCTGGGTGCCCACGACGGCGCGCATCAGCGTGGTCTTCCCGCAGCCGGACGGACCCAGCAGGCCGGTGATCGACCCGCGCGGAACCGTCATCGAAATCTGGTGCAGGACTTCGCGTTTACCGCGCCGGACGGTCAGATCCCGGACCTCGACGGCGGGTGCTGAGGTTTGCGACATGGTCGCCTCGATTCCTCGGTGCGCTCATTTCATCGAGCGTTGAATTCACTATGTGATGAATTTAGCGCGGCACCGACCCGAACGCAAGACTCAATGACCGTGCCGATGTACCGTCCCCGCGGTCTGACCAGGCTCGACGACCACAAACTGCCCCATCATGCCCTGGTCCTCGTGCCACAGCAGATGACAGTGATACATGTACGGCGTATCCGGATCGGCCGGTCCGTCGAACCGCAGCGCCAGCCGCACCGTGCTGTTCGGCGCCACGAATACCGTGTCCTTGGCCCCCGTCAGCTGCGCCGGCGGTGCCGCGCCGTTCACCGAGAGCACCCGGAACTGCACATCGTGGACGTGGAAGTTGTGCGGCATCCCGTCGGCGTTGCGCACCACCCAGATCTCGGTGCTGCCCCGGGTGACGGTGAGATCGATCCGGTCCATCGCCATCGGAACGTTGTTGATTCCCGCCAGGTTCAGGTCGAACTGCCGCTCGCGCACCGCATCCGAACCATCCGGAACCGACAGCGTGGCGAGCGCATTCGGCAGTTCCGGGGCGGGCCGCAGGGTCGCGGCCGCCCGCAGTTCGAGGATATCGAACCGGTCGTCCCCGCCGGAGAAACGCTGATTCCAGAAGTCGAACCCGGCGTCGAGTCTGTTGCTGCGCAACACCGTTCGCTCTCCGGCCCGCATCCGCACCACGATCTCCGCACGCTCACCGGGGGAGAGCTGCAATCGATCCAGCGTGATCGGGCGCGGCACCAGACCCCCGTCGGTTCCGATCAGCGCGAAGGTGCGATTGTCGCTGAATCCGAAGTTGTAGGTCCGCGCGGTGGAGGCGTTGAGCAGCCGCAACCGCACCAGCTCGTCGCCGACCTCGCGGTAGGGCGCGAGCGTGCCG is drawn from Nocardia sp. XZ_19_385 and contains these coding sequences:
- a CDS encoding ABC transporter ATP-binding protein, translating into MSQTSAPAVEVRDLTVRRGKREVLHQISMTVPRGSITGLLGPSGCGKTTLMRAVVGTQIVESGDVQALGLPAGAPQLRRRIGYVTQSPSIYSDISVRENVAYYAALYGRDRDAVDSAIDAVGLGEHAQQRGDELSGGQKTRASLACALVAQPDLLILDEPTVGLDPVLRVDLWKQFRELAAGGTTLLVSSHVMDEADHCDRLLLMRDGHVLCESTPDELRERTGEQNLERAFLTLITMGPPA
- a CDS encoding multicopper oxidase family protein → MSSVSNTPARPRWVRRVLLSVVALVVLVPALIGGCFAWVYTGAAVSTVGTTDFRNQLAIPPLAEGTLGPDGRRVFELEMRSGQKAFRPGKTTETWGFNGDYLGPTLRARRGERVEVTVRNELPEASTVHWHGMHLPAAMDGGPHQMVDAGATWTPKWTVDQPAATLWYHPHPHGKTEQHVRRGLAGMFLIDDENSESLSLPRNYGVDDLPVIVQDVKFDGAGFDNSHKIFRNAGFLGEQILVNGTLAPYREVGDELVRLRLLNASTARTYNFGFSDNRTFALIGTDGGLVPRPITLDRLQLSPGERAEIVVRMRAGERTVLRSNRLDAGFDFWNQRFSGGDDRFDILELRAAATLRPAPELPNALATLSVPDGSDAVRERQFDLNLAGINNVPMAMDRIDLTVTRGSTEIWVVRNADGMPHNFHVHDVQFRVLSVNGAAPPAQLTGAKDTVFVAPNSTVRLALRFDGPADPDTPYMYHCHLLWHEDQGMMGQFVVVEPGQTAGTVHRHGH